Proteins encoded by one window of Corynebacterium amycolatum:
- the mqo gene encoding malate dehydrogenase (quinone), with translation MADNKLPASSGDEVDVVLIGAGVMSATLGVLLKELEPSWSQVLFERLDQPAKESSSPWNNAGTGHSALCELNYTPEKNGKVDVTKAKTINEQFQVSRQLWTSLIENGTLTDPKEFINPVDHTTFAQGPEQMAFMRRRYEALEKEPLFHGQELIEDPDRFAEYLPLMSEGRDFSKPVSAIRNPNGTDVNFGALTKQYLAALSDMGTEIRYGHEVTGLKRDGSKWIVTVKNLHTKDVRTLVANFVFVGAGGDALPLLQKARINEIRGFGGFPVSGQWLRCTNEEVIAQHDAKVYGKASVGTPPMSVPHLDTRVIDGKRGLLFGPYAGWNMKFLKNGNNLDLIKSLRPANLPSMMGVGVQEMGLTKYLITEVLKDFDARIESLREYVPNARPEDWELIVAGQRVQVIKPMKAPVFGTLEFGTAVINSWDGTIAGLMGASPGASIAPAVMISLIERCFGRHMGKWAPKLKELVPSYGTHLADDPALFKEVWEASQKTLKLER, from the coding sequence ATGGCTGATAACAAGCTTCCTGCTTCCAGTGGCGACGAGGTAGATGTCGTCCTCATCGGTGCAGGTGTAATGAGTGCGACGCTGGGTGTGCTGCTCAAGGAGCTCGAGCCATCCTGGTCACAGGTTCTGTTCGAGCGTCTCGATCAGCCCGCCAAGGAGTCTTCCTCCCCGTGGAACAACGCTGGTACCGGCCACTCTGCTCTGTGCGAGCTGAACTACACGCCGGAGAAGAACGGCAAGGTCGATGTCACCAAGGCTAAGACCATTAATGAGCAGTTCCAGGTTTCCCGCCAGCTGTGGACCTCGCTGATTGAAAACGGCACCCTGACTGACCCGAAGGAGTTCATCAACCCGGTTGACCACACCACCTTCGCTCAGGGACCGGAGCAGATGGCGTTCATGCGTCGTCGCTACGAGGCACTTGAGAAGGAGCCGTTGTTCCACGGTCAGGAGCTCATTGAGGATCCGGACCGTTTCGCTGAGTACCTTCCGCTGATGTCGGAGGGGCGTGACTTCTCCAAGCCGGTTTCCGCTATTCGTAACCCGAATGGTACGGACGTTAACTTCGGTGCACTGACCAAGCAGTACCTGGCCGCACTGTCCGATATGGGTACTGAGATTCGCTACGGACACGAGGTCACCGGTCTGAAGCGCGACGGTTCCAAGTGGATTGTCACGGTGAAGAACCTGCACACCAAGGACGTTCGCACCCTGGTTGCCAACTTCGTCTTCGTCGGTGCCGGCGGTGACGCGCTGCCGCTGCTGCAGAAGGCTCGTATTAACGAGATTCGTGGTTTCGGTGGCTTCCCAGTCTCCGGCCAGTGGCTGCGCTGCACCAACGAGGAAGTTATTGCCCAGCATGACGCCAAGGTCTACGGTAAGGCTTCCGTCGGCACGCCGCCGATGTCGGTTCCGCACCTGGACACCCGTGTTATCGACGGCAAGCGTGGCCTGCTCTTTGGTCCGTACGCCGGTTGGAACATGAAGTTCCTGAAGAACGGTAACAACCTGGACCTGATTAAGTCTCTGCGTCCGGCCAACCTGCCGTCCATGATGGGTGTTGGTGTCCAGGAGATGGGGCTGACCAAGTACCTGATTACTGAGGTTCTGAAGGACTTCGACGCACGTATCGAGTCCCTGCGTGAGTACGTCCCGAACGCTCGCCCAGAGGACTGGGAGCTGATTGTCGCTGGTCAGCGAGTTCAGGTCATTAAGCCGATGAAGGCTCCGGTCTTCGGTACCCTCGAGTTCGGTACCGCGGTCATCAACTCGTGGGACGGCACCATTGCCGGCCTGATGGGTGCCTCCCCGGGTGCGTCCATCGCCCCGGCCGTGATGATCAGCCTGATTGAGCGCTGCTTCGGTCGCCACATGGGCAAGTGGGCTCCGAAGCTAAAGGAGCTCGTCCCGTCCTACGGCACGCACCTGGCTGATGACCCGGCTCTGTTCAAGGAGGTCTGGGAGGCTTCCCAGAAGACCCTGAAGTTGGAGCGCTAA
- the cobO gene encoding cob(I)yrinic acid a,c-diamide adenosyltransferase, whose product MAQGKLDPKSIPNDGLTTRQRRMIPITAVHTGPGKGKSTAAFGMAMRAWNQGMNIGVFQFVKSAKWKVGEEAVMRRLGELHDDTGEGGPVEWHKMGEGWSWSRKQGTEEDHAAAAAEGWQEIKRRLENEVHDFYVLDEFTYPIKWGWIDVDDVVETLRNRPGRQHVVMTGRDADSKLVEVADLVTEMTKIKHPMDVGRKGQKGIEW is encoded by the coding sequence ATGGCACAAGGAAAGCTTGACCCCAAATCAATTCCCAATGATGGACTGACCACCAGGCAGCGTCGCATGATTCCGATTACCGCCGTGCATACGGGCCCAGGTAAAGGCAAGTCCACCGCGGCATTCGGGATGGCGATGCGCGCGTGGAATCAGGGGATGAATATTGGTGTCTTCCAGTTTGTGAAATCGGCAAAGTGGAAGGTTGGCGAGGAAGCTGTCATGCGTCGGCTCGGCGAGCTGCACGACGACACGGGGGAGGGCGGCCCGGTCGAATGGCACAAGATGGGCGAAGGCTGGTCCTGGTCGCGTAAGCAGGGCACCGAGGAGGATCATGCCGCAGCTGCTGCCGAGGGATGGCAGGAGATCAAGCGGCGCCTGGAAAATGAGGTGCACGATTTCTACGTCCTCGACGAGTTCACCTACCCAATCAAGTGGGGTTGGATTGATGTCGACGATGTGGTGGAGACATTGAGGAATCGTCCCGGCCGCCAGCATGTGGTGATGACTGGCCGCGATGCGGATTCGAAGCTGGTGGAGGTCGCGGATCTGGTGACGGAGATGACCAAGATTAAGCATCCGATGGATGTCGGGCGTAAGGGACAAAAGGGCATCGAGTGGTAG
- a CDS encoding penicillin-binding transpeptidase domain-containing protein has translation MEQTSRRKPLLRSISAVAITGLVLSSAACTPRPDTGREVLEEFLGALAGGDIAKAAALTDHPDSAEGDLKAATAGLQPEGLEYEIAGIDSSSNQSSAEVAMNWQLPHQRRWGYDTTFTLTKTETGQRDWALRWSPASLHPQLGRNQHPELRTIAAPRPSVVGSDGAALLEPGTVHRVILHRDGAENVQSSINRAATVINNEMPEDGPKLDARAVGEQASGGKGNFSLIVLPASTPQRVKDDLADIDGISVNDEAAMVRPDPGFAPDLMSRVERLVDTGDHGADGWNIVAANEGGAVVDTLYEVSPDVAPAVQASISKKVQDAAQKAVDTRQDAKAMLVAVQPSTGKILAVAQTAEADKDGDLALMGQFPPGSTYKIVTAAAGVQHEGLNAGSTVPCPGSMEIGPRIVTNYNGSGVGNTSLSDAFARSCNTTFGNISHKLEPGQFKEESKNFGIGINYHIAGLDTITGSVSDGSDEVERIDAGYGQGNDLASPFGMALVSATVAAGRTPTPSLVPSAGTWQSQVSKPLPPEVLNEVRTLMRAVVTSGTGSAIAGRGEVYAKTGEAEYAGGSHAWFTGYRDDLAFATLIVGGGGSEHAVAITDAFFANIDEGSGDEG, from the coding sequence ATGGAACAAACTTCGCGCCGCAAGCCCCTGCTTCGCAGTATCTCGGCTGTGGCAATTACGGGTCTGGTGTTGTCATCCGCCGCGTGTACGCCGCGGCCTGACACCGGGCGCGAGGTGCTAGAGGAATTCCTGGGGGCGCTGGCGGGAGGGGACATTGCTAAGGCTGCGGCACTGACTGATCACCCGGACTCCGCTGAAGGAGATCTGAAGGCGGCCACTGCCGGACTCCAGCCGGAGGGGCTTGAGTATGAGATTGCGGGTATCGATTCCAGCTCGAACCAGTCCTCGGCGGAAGTCGCCATGAATTGGCAGCTACCGCATCAGCGACGCTGGGGATATGACACCACTTTCACATTGACCAAGACTGAGACTGGGCAACGGGATTGGGCATTGCGCTGGTCGCCAGCATCCCTGCATCCACAGCTGGGGCGTAACCAACACCCAGAATTGCGCACTATCGCAGCTCCACGTCCGTCTGTGGTTGGCTCGGACGGTGCGGCCTTGCTCGAGCCAGGGACTGTGCACCGGGTAATTCTCCATCGTGATGGGGCGGAGAATGTGCAGTCGTCGATTAATCGGGCGGCGACGGTCATCAATAATGAAATGCCGGAAGACGGTCCGAAGCTTGACGCACGCGCTGTGGGGGAGCAGGCGAGCGGCGGAAAGGGTAATTTTTCGCTGATCGTGTTGCCGGCATCCACGCCACAGCGTGTCAAAGATGATCTCGCTGACATTGATGGAATTTCGGTTAACGATGAAGCCGCTATGGTGCGACCCGACCCGGGGTTCGCGCCCGATTTGATGAGTCGCGTGGAAAGACTAGTGGACACCGGTGATCACGGTGCCGATGGCTGGAATATCGTGGCGGCCAACGAGGGCGGAGCCGTCGTCGACACCCTCTATGAGGTGTCTCCGGATGTAGCGCCGGCGGTGCAGGCATCAATTAGTAAAAAGGTGCAGGACGCAGCGCAAAAGGCCGTCGATACTCGGCAAGATGCTAAGGCAATGCTGGTGGCTGTGCAGCCGTCGACCGGCAAGATTCTGGCGGTAGCCCAGACGGCGGAAGCAGATAAGGACGGCGACCTTGCGCTGATGGGACAGTTCCCGCCGGGATCGACGTACAAGATTGTCACTGCCGCCGCAGGTGTGCAGCACGAGGGGCTAAATGCGGGATCGACTGTGCCGTGCCCAGGTTCGATGGAGATCGGGCCGCGTATTGTCACCAACTACAACGGAAGTGGCGTCGGGAATACCTCGCTGAGCGATGCGTTCGCGCGGTCTTGTAACACCACGTTTGGCAACATCTCTCACAAGTTGGAGCCAGGGCAGTTCAAGGAGGAGTCCAAGAACTTCGGCATCGGCATCAACTATCACATCGCGGGCCTCGACACTATTACCGGCAGCGTGTCTGATGGCAGTGATGAAGTCGAGCGTATCGATGCGGGCTATGGGCAGGGCAATGACTTGGCCAGCCCGTTTGGCATGGCGCTGGTTTCCGCGACGGTGGCGGCCGGACGCACTCCGACACCGTCACTCGTGCCAAGCGCGGGAACCTGGCAGTCGCAGGTATCAAAGCCACTGCCGCCTGAGGTTTTGAATGAGGTTCGCACACTCATGCGGGCGGTGGTCACCTCTGGTACTGGTTCGGCCATTGCCGGTCGAGGTGAAGTCTATGCAAAGACCGGTGAGGCCGAGTACGCTGGCGGCTCCCACGCTTGGTTTACTGGCTACCGCGATGATTTGGCCTTTGCCACGCTTATCGTTGGCGGTGGTGGTTCGGAGCATGCCGTGGCGATTACCGATGCCTTCTTCGCCAATATCGATGAAGGTTCGGGGGACGAGGGCTAG
- a CDS encoding ATP-binding protein translates to MEKITSATTAQTEPTFPFTAIVGQQRLQLALILTALSPEIGGVVIRGEKGTAKTTTVRALAPFLSGSLVNLPLGATEDRVVGSIDVETVLTTGHAQFNPGLLSAADGGILYVDEINLLPDHLVDSVLDAAATGRVVVERDGISHSATSRFVLVGTMNPEEGELRPQLLDRFGLAIDVTASKDPAVRAEIVARRLDFDANPESFVTRFATDDEALHARIDRARTLLDDVELTPSILGQIATVCAAFDVDGMRADIVIARTARAHAAWRVAGDESAQPQPGNPIEITAEDIKVAAEMALPHRRRRDPFDEPGLDQEQLDDALQDAEEQFRDDQNQSESDPESYPEPEADQVSQFDSNSEPQEPQQSNSAGLKGGRAAEGAPFRRS, encoded by the coding sequence ATGGAAAAAATCACGTCAGCTACCACTGCACAAACAGAGCCCACTTTTCCTTTTACTGCGATTGTCGGGCAGCAGCGACTACAGCTTGCGTTGATTCTGACCGCTCTATCCCCGGAGATAGGTGGCGTGGTAATCCGCGGTGAGAAGGGCACAGCCAAGACCACTACGGTCCGCGCGTTGGCACCATTTCTCAGCGGATCGTTGGTGAACCTGCCACTCGGCGCTACGGAAGATCGAGTCGTGGGCTCCATCGATGTGGAGACCGTCCTGACGACCGGACACGCGCAGTTCAATCCGGGCCTACTCAGCGCTGCTGACGGTGGCATTCTCTATGTCGACGAGATTAATCTGCTGCCGGATCACCTCGTTGACTCAGTGCTCGATGCCGCAGCCACCGGTCGCGTGGTTGTTGAACGCGACGGCATCTCGCACTCCGCCACCTCCAGGTTCGTGTTGGTCGGCACGATGAACCCGGAAGAGGGCGAATTGCGTCCCCAACTTCTCGACCGCTTTGGTCTCGCCATCGACGTCACCGCCTCCAAGGATCCGGCCGTCCGCGCGGAGATCGTCGCCCGTCGACTCGACTTTGACGCCAATCCGGAGAGCTTTGTCACGCGGTTCGCCACCGACGACGAGGCACTACACGCTCGCATCGATCGCGCACGCACACTGCTTGACGACGTCGAATTGACTCCCAGCATTCTCGGTCAAATTGCCACCGTGTGCGCTGCTTTTGATGTGGACGGGATGCGAGCCGACATCGTCATTGCACGTACCGCCCGCGCTCACGCTGCATGGCGAGTAGCTGGGGACGAGTCAGCGCAGCCACAACCGGGCAATCCAATTGAGATCACTGCGGAAGACATTAAGGTAGCTGCAGAAATGGCACTGCCGCACCGTCGTCGCCGTGACCCCTTTGATGAACCAGGATTGGACCAGGAGCAGCTCGATGATGCTCTGCAGGATGCAGAGGAGCAGTTCCGAGATGACCAGAATCAGTCAGAGTCGGATCCGGAATCGTATCCAGAGCCCGAGGCTGATCAGGTCTCCCAGTTCGACTCCAACTCCGAACCTCAGGAGCCACAACAGTCGAATTCCGCGGGATTGAAGGGAGGTCGCGCCGCTGAAGGCGCCCCCTTTCGCCGTTCGTAA
- the map gene encoding type I methionyl aminopeptidase produces MTQRSPLTQQKSTPIRTVPAHIERPEYAWKDEVQEGVGEPLVQTPEDIENMREVSRIAANALVEAGKAVAPGVTTDEIDRVVHEYLLDHDTYPSTLGYRGFEKSCCVSLNEIVCHGIPDTQVIEDGDIVNVDVTGYKNGVHGDTNATFLAGNVSEEHSQLVERTYNATMRGIKVIKPGREINVIGRVIESYAKRFGYNTVRDFTGHGVGTTFHNGLIVLHYDEPSQDTIFEPGMTLTVEPMINLGELPYHIWDNGWTVQNDDFKFTAQFEHTVLVTSDGYEILTLPDEQNVPGQFQTGWKPEA; encoded by the coding sequence ATGACTCAGCGTTCTCCACTTACTCAGCAAAAATCCACTCCAATTCGTACCGTTCCGGCACATATTGAACGGCCGGAGTACGCCTGGAAGGACGAGGTTCAGGAAGGCGTCGGCGAGCCGCTGGTACAGACTCCGGAAGATATTGAAAATATGCGAGAGGTCTCTCGCATTGCTGCCAACGCGTTGGTGGAGGCCGGCAAGGCCGTAGCTCCGGGCGTGACCACGGATGAGATTGACCGGGTGGTGCACGAGTACCTGTTGGATCACGACACCTACCCGTCCACGCTGGGGTACCGCGGTTTTGAGAAGTCGTGCTGCGTGTCTCTCAATGAGATTGTCTGCCACGGTATTCCGGATACTCAGGTTATTGAAGACGGCGATATCGTCAATGTCGACGTCACCGGATACAAGAACGGCGTCCACGGCGACACCAACGCGACTTTCCTCGCCGGCAATGTCTCGGAGGAGCACAGCCAGCTGGTGGAGCGCACTTACAATGCCACCATGCGCGGCATTAAGGTCATCAAGCCGGGCCGTGAGATTAATGTCATCGGCCGCGTGATTGAGTCCTACGCTAAGCGTTTTGGATACAACACTGTTCGGGACTTCACCGGTCACGGTGTCGGGACCACGTTCCATAATGGTTTGATTGTGTTGCACTACGATGAGCCGAGCCAGGATACCATTTTCGAGCCGGGCATGACCTTGACTGTCGAGCCGATGATTAACCTCGGTGAGCTGCCTTACCACATCTGGGATAACGGCTGGACTGTGCAGAATGATGACTTCAAGTTCACCGCTCAGTTCGAGCACACGGTGCTGGTGACCTCCGACGGCTATGAAATCCTCACCCTGCCGGATGAGCAGAACGTGCCAGGCCAGTTCCAGACTGGTTGGAAGCCCGAGGCCTAA
- a CDS encoding cobyric acid synthase, which produces MQAPAALIAGCTSDAGKSVLVAGMCRLLARRGVRVAPFKAQNMSNNCAVTLDGGEIGRAQALQALACGLEPDVSFNPVLLKPGSDHTSQVVVKGKADGHASALTYRSRRKALRGVVAETLEELRGQFDVVLCEGAGSPAEVNLRESDIANMGLAELADLPVVVAGDIDRGGVLAHFVGTHVILSPEDRARITGFIVNKFRGDVSLLMPGLDVVREYTGVPVLGVVPFIPGLWIDAEDSLGTVAGASVGPANAPLGTETLSVAAIRLPRVSNATDIEALACEPGVHVQWTVDPSVVARADLVVLPGTKSTVADLKWLRERGLDDVLENRAARGLPLIGICGGFQMLCTTITDSVESAAGTVNGLGVFDTDIEFAGTKTLVSHPDGSYEVHNGQVVRSSEHPFITEPEEEGARRGMVMGTHRHGYLENDQARRELLMEVAVAVGRDGFEVSSTTSFAAERLWQVDMLADAVEEYLAGPALAQATGIEQLG; this is translated from the coding sequence GTGCAGGCTCCTGCAGCTCTGATTGCCGGCTGCACCTCAGATGCCGGTAAGTCGGTTCTGGTCGCCGGCATGTGTCGGTTGCTCGCGCGACGCGGAGTGCGCGTCGCGCCCTTCAAGGCGCAAAACATGTCCAACAATTGCGCTGTCACGCTCGACGGCGGCGAGATTGGGCGCGCGCAGGCTCTGCAGGCGTTGGCCTGTGGGCTGGAGCCGGATGTCTCCTTTAACCCGGTGCTTCTCAAGCCGGGCTCGGACCACACCAGTCAGGTGGTGGTGAAGGGCAAGGCTGATGGGCATGCGAGCGCCCTGACGTACCGGTCGCGGAGAAAAGCGCTGCGCGGAGTAGTTGCGGAGACATTGGAAGAGCTGCGGGGGCAGTTCGATGTCGTCCTGTGTGAAGGCGCTGGTAGTCCTGCCGAGGTCAATCTGCGGGAGTCAGACATTGCCAACATGGGGTTGGCAGAGCTCGCTGATTTGCCGGTTGTGGTCGCCGGTGACATTGACCGCGGTGGGGTGCTTGCACATTTCGTCGGCACGCATGTAATTTTGAGCCCCGAAGACCGCGCGCGAATTACCGGTTTTATTGTCAACAAGTTCCGGGGCGATGTTTCGCTGTTGATGCCGGGATTGGACGTAGTGCGTGAGTACACCGGTGTGCCCGTACTCGGCGTGGTGCCGTTTATTCCGGGGCTGTGGATCGATGCGGAGGATTCGCTCGGCACAGTCGCTGGTGCGTCGGTAGGGCCGGCGAACGCACCGCTGGGCACGGAAACGTTGTCCGTGGCCGCCATTCGCTTGCCGCGCGTGTCCAACGCCACCGATATCGAGGCGCTTGCCTGTGAACCAGGGGTACACGTGCAGTGGACGGTCGATCCGTCGGTCGTTGCTCGCGCCGACCTGGTCGTGTTGCCCGGGACGAAGTCGACGGTCGCCGATCTCAAGTGGTTGCGCGAGCGTGGGCTTGACGACGTACTTGAGAACCGAGCCGCCCGGGGGCTACCGCTGATTGGCATCTGCGGTGGGTTCCAAATGCTCTGCACCACCATCACTGACTCGGTGGAGTCGGCAGCCGGGACCGTGAACGGGCTTGGCGTGTTCGATACCGACATTGAATTCGCGGGGACGAAGACACTGGTGAGTCACCCGGATGGCTCGTACGAAGTGCACAATGGACAGGTTGTGCGAAGCAGTGAACATCCTTTTATCACTGAGCCTGAAGAAGAAGGGGCGCGGCGTGGCATGGTGATGGGTACGCACCGCCACGGCTACCTGGAAAATGATCAGGCGCGCCGTGAGTTGCTGATGGAAGTGGCAGTTGCCGTCGGTCGGGACGGCTTCGAGGTCAGCTCTACTACTTCGTTTGCCGCAGAACGGCTGTGGCAGGTCGACATGTTGGCCGATGCAGTCGAGGAGTACCTGGCTGGGCCGGCATTGGCCCAGGCCACAGGTATTGAGCAGCTAGGCTAG
- the mtr gene encoding mycothione reductase, giving the protein MLGVLVTTENSPETTPRHYDVIIIGTGSGNSIPAPDYDNVRIALVEEGRFGGTCLNVGCIPTKMFVLAADAARNIREASRLGVHGTFSSVDLKQIQDRVFAQRVDQIADGGEAYRRGDETPNIDVYDRHATFVGPRTIRTGIGEEIVDITADNIIIAAGSRPHVPSLITQSGVDYYTNENIMRVDKLPREMIVVGGGYIASEFAHVFASFGTKVHMLVRSDVMLRGSDAAISERFHEVAARDIDIRMNTSITELSQEGEIVTATLDDGTELAADALLVATGRIPNGDRMDLAAGGVEMHDDGRIKVDQYGRTSAEGVWALGDVSSPYQLKHIANHEAKVVFHNVLNPSDLREFDHRYIPSAVFSHPQIGQVGMTEDEACAWAAENGTDITVKVQNYGDVAYGWALEDRDGFAKLIADRATGRLLGAHFIGEQAATLVQQCIQMMSFEMDVREVVTGQHWIHPALPELIENAILGLEFDN; this is encoded by the coding sequence ATGCTAGGAGTACTTGTGACCACTGAGAATTCGCCTGAGACTACCCCACGCCACTACGACGTCATCATTATCGGAACAGGGTCCGGCAATTCCATTCCAGCCCCGGACTACGACAATGTCCGTATCGCTCTGGTGGAGGAAGGACGTTTCGGCGGTACTTGCCTCAACGTTGGGTGCATTCCCACCAAGATGTTCGTTCTGGCCGCTGATGCCGCCCGCAACATCCGCGAGGCCAGCCGCCTGGGCGTGCACGGCACCTTCAGCTCCGTTGATCTCAAGCAAATCCAGGATCGCGTTTTCGCCCAGCGAGTCGACCAGATTGCCGACGGCGGCGAGGCATACCGCCGCGGGGACGAGACTCCCAATATCGATGTCTACGACCGCCACGCAACGTTCGTCGGCCCCCGCACTATTCGCACTGGCATCGGCGAGGAAATTGTCGACATCACAGCCGACAACATCATCATCGCTGCAGGATCCCGCCCGCATGTCCCGAGCCTCATCACACAGTCCGGGGTGGATTACTACACCAACGAGAACATCATGCGCGTCGACAAGCTTCCGCGCGAAATGATTGTCGTCGGCGGTGGCTACATCGCTAGCGAGTTCGCGCACGTCTTCGCATCCTTCGGTACGAAGGTGCACATGCTGGTGCGCTCCGATGTCATGCTGCGTGGCTCCGATGCCGCTATCTCCGAGCGTTTCCACGAGGTTGCCGCCCGCGACATTGACATCCGTATGAACACCTCCATCACTGAACTCTCCCAGGAGGGCGAGATCGTCACGGCCACGCTTGACGACGGCACGGAGCTCGCAGCCGATGCCCTGCTAGTGGCAACCGGACGCATCCCCAACGGTGACCGTATGGATCTTGCAGCCGGTGGTGTGGAGATGCACGACGATGGTCGCATCAAGGTTGACCAGTACGGTCGCACCTCAGCCGAAGGTGTGTGGGCGCTGGGCGATGTCTCTAGCCCGTACCAGCTGAAGCATATCGCCAACCATGAGGCCAAGGTGGTCTTCCACAACGTGCTGAACCCGTCCGACCTGCGTGAATTTGACCACCGCTACATTCCGTCGGCAGTCTTCTCACATCCGCAGATCGGTCAGGTCGGTATGACCGAGGACGAAGCTTGCGCCTGGGCTGCGGAAAATGGCACGGACATTACCGTGAAGGTACAGAATTACGGCGACGTTGCCTACGGCTGGGCACTGGAGGATCGCGACGGCTTTGCCAAACTGATTGCGGACCGCGCCACCGGCCGCCTGCTGGGTGCGCACTTCATCGGCGAGCAGGCTGCCACTCTAGTGCAGCAGTGCATCCAGATGATGAGCTTCGAGATGGATGTGCGCGAAGTTGTCACAGGCCAGCACTGGATTCACCCAGCGCTGCCCGAGCTGATTGAAAACGCGATTCTGGGCCTGGAGTTCGATAACTAG
- a CDS encoding alpha/beta hydrolase has translation MTTDIPDFTTPAFNPDNLGEGYSQHVIELGQDPDGEGSIRAVLVRYCPDSSASDFQARPAVLWIHGMSDYFFQRHVAERYHSEGYAFYAIDLRKCGRAHQPGQTWHGCSDLTNYFEDLNGALAVLDHAGHTTVTVNAHSTGGLIAVLWLDWLRSTGGHCSQALNISVTAAVLNSPWLTLHVSRAKAPVYSLVARVMSRIRPNNLIPVQSAGGYGKSISADHQGRWEYNRTFKPLAGHDKNWRWLNAIIVGQQRVSHGIDTGVPTLVLHSDNYLLGSDYIPELSRVDSVLNTEQIADATAHLGPQARNVAIPGALHDVYLSEPEALDRAFDETFQFLATVKPGGSSK, from the coding sequence GTGACTACCGATATTCCCGATTTCACTACCCCCGCCTTTAACCCCGATAACCTAGGCGAGGGCTACAGCCAACATGTCATCGAACTCGGCCAGGACCCCGACGGCGAGGGGTCGATACGCGCGGTTTTGGTGCGCTACTGCCCCGACTCGTCGGCAAGCGACTTCCAAGCGCGTCCGGCAGTTCTTTGGATCCACGGGATGTCGGACTACTTCTTCCAAAGGCACGTGGCAGAGCGTTACCACTCCGAAGGGTACGCATTTTACGCCATTGACCTGCGCAAGTGCGGGCGCGCTCACCAACCGGGGCAGACTTGGCATGGCTGCAGCGATTTAACGAATTACTTCGAGGATCTCAACGGCGCACTCGCGGTGTTAGACCACGCTGGTCATACAACTGTCACTGTTAATGCGCACTCCACCGGCGGTCTCATTGCCGTTCTCTGGCTCGATTGGCTACGAAGCACAGGCGGCCATTGCTCGCAAGCACTCAATATTTCCGTCACGGCTGCCGTCTTGAACTCACCGTGGCTGACTCTGCACGTTTCCCGGGCAAAGGCTCCCGTGTACTCGCTAGTGGCTCGCGTTATGTCGCGGATTCGCCCCAACAATCTTATTCCGGTGCAGTCTGCGGGCGGCTATGGCAAATCCATTAGCGCCGACCACCAGGGACGCTGGGAGTACAACCGCACTTTCAAGCCGCTGGCTGGCCATGACAAGAACTGGCGTTGGCTCAATGCCATCATCGTCGGCCAGCAACGTGTTAGCCACGGTATCGACACCGGCGTGCCGACGCTCGTCCTCCACTCGGACAACTACCTTCTCGGTTCCGACTACATCCCGGAGCTCAGTCGCGTTGACTCTGTTCTCAACACTGAACAAATTGCCGATGCCACTGCCCACCTGGGCCCGCAGGCTCGCAACGTCGCGATTCCGGGTGCGCTCCATGACGTGTATCTCTCGGAACCCGAAGCACTAGATCGCGCTTTTGATGAGACCTTCCAGTTCCTCGCCACGGTCAAGCCGGGAGGCAGCTCAAAATAG
- a CDS encoding vWA domain-containing protein: protein MPATVLAAANRGARMGNSMIPLKPEDVHGAIRQGTESNLVVFVVDTSGSMAARDRLAAVTGAVTSLLRDAYQSRDKVAVITFRGNSAELVLPPTKSIDTAVRRLADVRTGGRTPLAEGLLKAHEVVVREAHREPTRRAIMVLLSDGRATGKNGLQQARAVAAKIRRQALAATVVIDCERARVRLGLAQEMSVELGATCINLSELNAEAVAGVVHAYHRDHGTRKA, encoded by the coding sequence GTGCCGGCGACAGTGCTGGCCGCGGCCAATCGTGGTGCCCGCATGGGCAACTCCATGATCCCTCTGAAACCGGAAGACGTTCACGGCGCCATCCGACAGGGAACTGAGTCCAATCTGGTCGTCTTCGTTGTGGACACCTCGGGTTCTATGGCCGCGCGCGACCGTCTGGCAGCCGTCACCGGCGCCGTCACTTCGCTGCTGCGTGATGCCTACCAGAGCCGCGACAAAGTCGCTGTCATTACTTTCCGCGGGAACAGTGCCGAATTGGTTTTACCACCGACCAAGTCTATTGACACCGCAGTACGTCGCCTCGCAGATGTCCGCACTGGGGGCCGAACCCCATTGGCTGAAGGATTGCTGAAGGCACACGAAGTGGTGGTGCGGGAAGCGCACCGGGAGCCCACGCGCCGCGCAATTATGGTGTTGCTCTCCGATGGCCGAGCAACAGGTAAAAATGGGCTGCAGCAGGCGAGGGCCGTGGCCGCAAAGATCCGTCGTCAAGCGTTGGCGGCGACGGTGGTTATCGACTGTGAGCGCGCTCGCGTGCGGCTGGGGTTGGCACAGGAAATGAGTGTGGAGTTGGGTGCCACCTGCATAAACCTCTCAGAACTCAATGCCGAAGCCGTGGCGGGTGTGGTCCATGCCTATCATCGAGACCATGGCACAAGGAAAGCTTGA